From the Spiroplasma alleghenense genome, one window contains:
- a CDS encoding SIS domain-containing protein → MKKEMLLNLEKEWLIKNNSFNTLNEICQQPVVWIKIANEIKKYDNKINEFISKNINSKTKIILTGAGTSEFIGNSIYQSFFERKINISSVATTDLITGTTKYFNPDDEIILVSFARSGNSPESLGAFDIVNSIGKNVKNIVITCNSKGKLIKDYQEDSNNLLYLLPPEADDKSFAMTSSFTGMMLAFSLIMDIKKIDKNILQINEVAKQTEKNINDFYQHIQKLAELDNNRIVFLGADEFKGISQESHLKVLELSAGEVNTFFNSPLGFRHGPKSILNKNTIVFLLMNFKDYQRKYDIDLINELFEQKQISRLVVLDFQEDKQIKNKCHDYFNFNVANNELFVGLNYIIFAQLYAFYKSLFLNKTPDNPWPSGLVNRVVKGVVIYDWED, encoded by the coding sequence ATGAAAAAAGAAATGTTATTAAATTTAGAAAAGGAATGACTTATTAAAAATAATTCATTTAATACCTTAAACGAAATTTGTCAACAACCAGTAGTCTGAATTAAAATTGCAAATGAAATAAAAAAATATGATAACAAAATTAATGAATTTATTTCAAAAAACATTAATAGCAAAACTAAAATAATTTTAACTGGGGCTGGAACTAGCGAGTTCATCGGAAACTCTATTTATCAAAGTTTCTTTGAAAGAAAAATAAATATCAGTTCAGTTGCTACAACAGATTTAATTACTGGAACTACCAAATATTTTAATCCCGATGATGAAATAATTTTAGTTTCATTTGCTAGATCTGGTAATTCACCAGAATCACTTGGAGCTTTTGATATTGTTAATAGTATTGGTAAGAATGTTAAAAATATTGTGATTACTTGCAATTCAAAAGGTAAACTTATCAAAGATTATCAAGAAGATTCAAACAATCTTTTATACCTGCTTCCCCCAGAAGCTGACGATAAATCTTTTGCAATGACTTCAAGTTTCACTGGAATGATGTTAGCTTTTAGTTTAATCATGGATATAAAAAAGATTGATAAAAATATTTTACAAATAAATGAAGTGGCAAAACAAACCGAAAAAAATATAAATGATTTTTATCAACATATTCAAAAACTTGCTGAACTTGATAATAATCGCATCGTTTTCTTAGGAGCAGATGAATTCAAAGGAATTAGTCAAGAATCTCATTTAAAAGTTTTAGAACTAAGTGCTGGAGAAGTAAATACATTCTTCAACTCTCCCTTGGGATTCCGTCATGGTCCAAAATCAATTCTAAATAAAAATACAATTGTATTTTTATTAATGAACTTTAAAGATTATCAAAGAAAATATGATATTGATTTAATTAATGAGCTTTTTGAACAAAAGCAAATCAGCAGATTAGTAGTTTTAGACTTTCAAGAAGATAAACAGATAAAAAATAAATGTCACGACTACTTTAATTTCAATGTTGCCAATAATGAACTATTTGTTGGGTTAAACTATATTATTTTTGCTCAGCTCTACGCATTTTACAAATCACTATTTTTAAATAAAACCCCGGACAACCCTTGACCATCAGGTCTAGTTAATCGTGTTGTAAAGGGTGTAGTTATTTATGATTGAGAGGATTAA
- a CDS encoding ABC transporter ATP-binding protein produces MLKLENVTKIFKNGKGIKDVSFEVPQNSVCGFLGDNGMGKTTTIKSIFQQYLTSDGLITYKGESLKNRDTLLKFGLFPDSGAIPIEYKYEDYVKFLALLYRVPKKTALKKLKELNEIFSLEGYEKKSLSALSAGMLKRAMLVTIMIIDPEVVILDEPTANLDVESRKEFIEILRFLKEKGKTIIITSHIVEELQTIIDYLVFIDNGEIKYSSSFDNSKEKIADIYEKHKTKSTKNRLEELRNYEK; encoded by the coding sequence ATGTTAAAATTAGAAAATGTTACAAAAATTTTTAAAAATGGCAAGGGGATAAAAGATGTTTCCTTTGAAGTTCCTCAAAATTCTGTTTGTGGATTTCTGGGTGATAACGGAATGGGTAAAACAACAACAATAAAATCTATCTTTCAGCAATATTTAACTTCTGATGGTTTGATAACATATAAAGGTGAAAGTCTTAAAAACCGCGATACTTTATTAAAATTTGGTCTTTTTCCTGATTCAGGAGCAATTCCAATTGAATATAAATATGAGGATTATGTAAAGTTCTTAGCACTTTTATACCGAGTTCCGAAAAAAACAGCACTAAAGAAATTGAAAGAATTAAATGAAATTTTTAGCTTGGAAGGTTATGAAAAAAAATCACTCTCTGCTCTATCGGCAGGAATGTTAAAACGAGCAATGTTGGTTACTATTATGATTATAGACCCTGAAGTAGTTATTTTAGATGAACCAACGGCAAATTTGGATGTTGAAAGCAGAAAAGAATTTATTGAAATTTTGAGATTTTTGAAAGAAAAAGGCAAAACAATTATTATTACAAGCCATATTGTTGAAGAATTACAGACTATTATTGACTATTTAGTTTTTATTGATAATGGAGAAATTAAATATTCCAGTAGTTTTGATAACTCAAAAGAAAAAATTGCTGATATTTATGAAAAGCATAAAACCAAGTCTACAAAAAATAGATTGGAGGAATTAAGAAATTATGAAAAATAA
- a CDS encoding lipoprotein: MKKILSILAVMGLTSTAVMGVVACTETPTKSAQNVHVLARVFNQAVSKAIEDNPLTPLESGVFDTEAIKADVIKNMNDKKSELEAVGIHLIPGYYQENEFYQKAFKSVAEFNKLTQKEKDDHQKYLTENNFKHEDIIIFVDSTFITASLDNPERITINIPRLNIVDSEGYDVLFNNGFNLTQMGIVSVKK; encoded by the coding sequence ATGAAAAAAATATTAAGTATTTTAGCAGTTATGGGTTTAACCTCCACTGCTGTTATGGGGGTTGTGGCTTGTACAGAAACCCCAACTAAATCAGCTCAAAACGTTCATGTTTTAGCAAGAGTTTTTAACCAAGCTGTTAGCAAAGCTATTGAAGATAATCCCCTAACCCCTTTAGAATCTGGTGTTTTTGATACAGAAGCAATTAAAGCTGATGTAATTAAAAATATGAATGATAAAAAATCAGAATTAGAAGCTGTTGGAATTCATTTGATACCCGGGTATTACCAAGAAAATGAATTTTATCAAAAGGCTTTTAAATCTGTAGCTGAATTTAATAAATTAACCCAGAAAGAAAAAGATGATCACCAAAAGTATTTAACTGAAAACAATTTCAAGCATGAAGATATTATTATCTTTGTTGATTCAACTTTTATAACAGCTTCTTTGGATAACCCAGAAAGAATAACCATCAACATTCCAAGATTGAATATTGTAGATTCTGAAGGTTATGATGTCTTATTTAATAACGGTTTTAATTTAACTCAAATGGGTATTGTTAGTGTTAAAAAATAA
- a CDS encoding 1-phosphofructokinase family hexose kinase, with amino-acid sequence MNNNIYVVSLSPAFDYILKFDDLVRGKTNRPRETELYPAGKGIHVSMLLNSLRVPNESLIFSNGKLEPFFYSGLDSIKIKYKKFNSEGDIRINVKLIDKDQTECSATAPTIKNSELEIFKDYLRNNIKPNDFVVVTGSVPAGVDAKIYSEIVQITNSLSAHCLVDAFGDSLNLAVKEKPFLIKPNSEELSLTTGIKITSQDDLIKAAKILLSKGVKNILISQGEEGAIFINNDIALKCNIGNWNKKLVNAAGAGDSMLAGFLSEYIKTKDYAQALKMGIVCGSATAYCNKIADSDLIDELLKSIDELKVWKI; translated from the coding sequence ATGAACAATAATATTTATGTTGTTTCACTTAGCCCCGCGTTTGATTATATTTTAAAATTTGATGATTTGGTACGCGGTAAAACTAATAGACCCAGAGAAACCGAGTTGTATCCAGCGGGTAAGGGAATTCATGTTTCAATGTTATTGAATAGCTTAAGAGTTCCAAACGAATCTCTTATTTTTTCTAACGGAAAACTTGAACCATTTTTCTACAGCGGCTTGGATTCAATAAAAATTAAGTATAAAAAATTTAATTCAGAAGGAGATATCAGAATAAATGTTAAACTTATTGATAAAGATCAAACCGAATGTAGCGCAACAGCTCCAACTATAAAAAATTCTGAACTAGAAATATTTAAGGATTACTTACGAAATAACATCAAGCCTAATGATTTTGTGGTAGTAACAGGAAGTGTTCCAGCGGGCGTTGATGCTAAAATATATTCAGAAATAGTTCAAATAACAAATTCTTTGAGCGCTCATTGTTTGGTTGATGCTTTTGGTGATTCATTAAATTTAGCTGTTAAAGAAAAACCGTTTTTAATAAAACCAAATAGCGAAGAACTAAGTTTAACAACAGGAATTAAAATTACTTCGCAAGACGATTTAATTAAGGCTGCTAAAATTTTGTTATCAAAAGGTGTAAAAAATATTCTCATTTCTCAAGGTGAAGAAGGTGCGATATTTATTAATAACGATATTGCCTTAAAATGCAATATTGGAAATTGAAACAAAAAATTAGTAAATGCAGCGGGTGCTGGTGACAGCATGCTGGCTGGTTTCTTAAGCGAATACATCAAGACTAAGGATTACGCACAAGCATTAAAAATGGGAATAGTTTGTGGAAGCGCAACGGCATACTGCAATAAAATCGCAGATAGCGATTTAATTGATGAATTGCTTAAATCGATTGATGAATTAAAAGTATGAAAAATTTAA
- a CDS encoding PTS transporter subunit EIIC translates to MKIQLEKQEKVKKEKVKNTSIPIDSKTKFKNFWKNAMVGLQNLGKSLLFPIAVLPFAALLNRFGTLAMDLNPIQDGIKNAGWWIGYILQTPGKLVFDNIALLFAIGTAFGLSKDQRGEVALVGAVLYIALTVFLMEGGLTELFYKNVNQLEVWKLDSAGNWVKSLNSGLSQLFYVPNFSQIDILGDGNRTLEVTGGTYILNIGVLGGIIAGVTSAKLYNRFSEIKLPASLSFFGGRRFVPMIIMAISLPIAFAFAIIWPWIQFALVKFGQLLSSSDAWAVPGSFLYALINRFAQPFGVHHILNTFLWFQLPIEGNVVTSLDGRVVLGEDVFASYDLIFKDGIMSADAIAILNSITRGWATEVIFGDDHVQNLKLFEQFFSYNPNLISGSNGTILSMGNGSYAVMGDINAFQKGLISGNFQTGFFPLYWGGLTGASVAMVMAAEKSRRKELVTFFLGIGVVAALTGIDEPIFFTFTFVAPILWVYNAVFTATFAAIAIAMHIHVGFGFSGGLIDYFISFANGWGMSKWEGVVNGPVYGVTSNPLWLLVLAAVMFPTYYFSFYFTIKKMDLQTPGREREEIPSGDLNIKEVKGDDKYEIIADNLIEIIGSENILTIGNCSTRLRLNVKNNKVGTTAEYRKAGASGVVRMGDNGLQVIIGTDVQHVADAVERKVDLKKNNSTLNTKEV, encoded by the coding sequence ATGAAAATACAATTAGAGAAACAAGAAAAAGTAAAAAAAGAAAAAGTAAAAAACACTTCTATTCCGATTGATTCTAAAACAAAATTCAAAAATTTTTGAAAAAATGCTATGGTTGGTTTGCAAAATTTAGGTAAATCACTTTTATTTCCAATCGCCGTGCTGCCTTTTGCTGCCCTGCTAAATCGCTTTGGGACTTTAGCTATGGATTTAAATCCAATTCAAGATGGTATTAAAAATGCTGGATGATGAATTGGTTATATTTTACAAACCCCCGGAAAATTAGTATTTGATAACATTGCTTTACTATTTGCAATCGGAACCGCCTTTGGATTATCCAAAGATCAACGCGGAGAAGTCGCGTTGGTTGGAGCGGTTTTATATATTGCTTTAACAGTTTTCTTAATGGAGGGTGGATTAACTGAGTTGTTTTACAAAAATGTTAATCAACTAGAAGTTTGGAAACTTGATAGTGCTGGCAACTGGGTTAAATCATTAAATTCAGGGCTATCGCAATTATTTTATGTTCCTAACTTCTCCCAAATAGATATCTTGGGTGATGGAAATAGAACCTTGGAAGTAACTGGGGGAACTTATATATTAAACATTGGAGTACTTGGGGGGATTATTGCCGGGGTTACTTCTGCAAAATTGTATAATCGATTTTCAGAAATAAAACTTCCTGCTTCATTATCATTTTTTGGGGGACGTCGTTTTGTCCCAATGATTATAATGGCAATCTCATTGCCTATTGCATTTGCTTTTGCAATCATTTGACCTTGAATTCAATTTGCTCTAGTAAAATTTGGGCAATTACTTTCATCAAGTGATGCTTGAGCAGTACCAGGTTCATTTCTATATGCGCTAATAAATCGTTTTGCTCAACCATTTGGAGTTCACCATATTTTAAACACCTTCCTTTGATTCCAATTACCAATTGAGGGAAATGTGGTAACTAGTTTAGATGGAAGAGTAGTATTAGGAGAAGATGTTTTTGCATCATATGATTTAATTTTTAAAGACGGAATCATGAGCGCAGATGCTATTGCTATTTTAAATAGCATCACTCGCGGATGAGCAACTGAGGTAATCTTTGGTGATGATCATGTTCAGAATTTAAAATTATTTGAACAATTCTTTTCATATAATCCAAATTTAATTTCTGGATCTAATGGAACAATTTTATCAATGGGTAATGGAAGTTATGCTGTTATGGGTGACATTAACGCCTTTCAAAAAGGATTAATTTCAGGTAACTTCCAAACCGGTTTCTTCCCCCTTTACTGAGGAGGATTAACTGGGGCCAGTGTTGCTATGGTAATGGCGGCTGAAAAATCACGTAGAAAAGAATTGGTAACTTTCTTTTTAGGAATTGGTGTGGTCGCTGCATTAACTGGAATTGACGAACCAATCTTCTTTACCTTTACTTTTGTTGCTCCAATTTTGTGAGTATACAATGCAGTATTTACAGCAACCTTTGCTGCCATTGCAATTGCTATGCACATTCACGTTGGATTTGGATTTAGTGGTGGATTAATTGATTACTTTATTTCATTTGCAAACGGTTGAGGAATGAGTAAATGAGAAGGAGTTGTTAACGGACCAGTGTATGGGGTGACTTCAAATCCATTATGGTTATTAGTTTTAGCTGCTGTGATGTTTCCAACTTACTACTTCTCATTCTACTTCACTATCAAAAAAATGGACTTACAAACTCCAGGTCGTGAACGCGAGGAAATACCAAGTGGAGATTTAAATATTAAAGAAGTTAAAGGTGATGATAAATATGAAATTATTGCCGATAACTTAATTGAAATTATTGGTTCAGAAAATATTTTAACTATTGGTAACTGTTCAACTCGTTTACGCTTAAATGTTAAAAACAATAAAGTTGGAACAACTGCTGAATATAGAAAAGCTGGTGCTAGTGGAGTTGTACGAATGGGTGACAATGGTTTACAAGTAATTATTGGCACTGATGTCCAACATGTGGCTGATGCTGTAGAAAGAAAAGTTGATTTGAAGAAGAATAACTCAACTTTAAATACTAAGGAGGTTTAA
- a CDS encoding transposase, with amino-acid sequence MPQKPYSQELKLLIIELYNKGFSASELAKDYDIKSGPQLIKLWVSMYNQSIKNAGNKLSCKGDYILKKDVSNKVLTDKIEELQKQLKKKDEEFLKLQIEKEFMEKCMPSCMNYSRQQVMMIQATREYKYKAFCLIYEIEFRKVLSIAKMCKIAKVSRGKYQKFKKDNLLLNNISKNDYKFNSSTLPIFQSKIKHDVIQLITEFFEENKISSGAKNIKLLIKSVFDIKVSVKTILKIMKDNEFKFQSPYRFKRSKILGRDLMEKTIRADLIENNFSANNCGEKIGIDGTVFKLLIDGKKVELLCEIAYDFYSRKVIGWKFGTSENAQIVLDVIKQVHKYCLKNSFNDAIIQSDRGRANASIIVKNFEEKQNNFIMSMSKAGFKHNAPTESMNGWIKTIFFKTCGIEFDSIENFENEFSKFVFAKNNLQNLRY; translated from the coding sequence TTGCCCCAAAAACCATATTCTCAGGAATTAAAATTATTAATTATTGAACTTTATAATAAAGGATTTAGTGCTAGTGAACTTGCAAAAGATTATGATATAAAATCTGGTCCACAACTTATAAAATTATGAGTTTCAATGTATAATCAATCCATAAAGAATGCAGGAAATAAATTATCTTGCAAAGGAGATTATATTTTGAAAAAAGATGTTAGTAATAAAGTATTAACAGACAAAATAGAAGAGCTACAAAAACAACTAAAAAAGAAAGATGAGGAATTTTTAAAACTACAGATTGAAAAAGAGTTCATGGAAAAGTGCATGCCCTCTTGCATGAATTACAGCCGCCAACAAGTGATGATGATTCAAGCAACGAGGGAGTATAAGTACAAAGCTTTTTGTTTAATTTATGAAATTGAATTTCGCAAAGTTTTATCAATTGCCAAAATGTGCAAAATTGCCAAGGTTTCTCGAGGCAAATATCAAAAGTTTAAAAAAGATAATTTATTATTAAACAATATTTCTAAAAATGATTATAAATTTAATTCAAGCACTTTACCGATTTTTCAAAGTAAAATTAAGCACGATGTTATTCAATTGATAACTGAGTTTTTTGAAGAAAACAAGATATCATCGGGTGCTAAAAACATTAAATTATTAATTAAATCTGTTTTTGACATTAAAGTTAGTGTTAAAACAATTCTAAAAATAATGAAAGATAACGAATTTAAATTTCAAAGCCCTTACCGATTCAAGCGAAGCAAAATTTTAGGTCGCGATTTAATGGAAAAAACCATTAGAGCTGATTTGATCGAAAACAATTTTAGTGCTAACAATTGCGGGGAAAAAATTGGAATTGATGGAACCGTATTTAAGCTATTAATTGATGGTAAGAAAGTTGAATTACTTTGTGAAATTGCCTATGATTTCTACAGTCGCAAAGTAATTGGATGAAAATTTGGTACCAGCGAAAATGCACAAATTGTTTTGGATGTTATAAAACAAGTACATAAATATTGTTTGAAAAATAGTTTCAATGATGCAATTATTCAATCTGATCGCGGCAGAGCAAATGCCTCAATTATAGTTAAAAATTTCGAAGAAAAACAAAATAACTTTATCATGTCGATGTCTAAAGCGGGTTTTAAACATAACGCACCAACAGAATCTATGAATGGTTGAATAAAGACAATTTTTTTTAAAACTTGTGGAATAGAATTTGATAGCATAGAAAATTTTGAAAATGAATTTAGTAAATTTGTTTTTGCCAAAAATAATCTACAAAATTTAAGGTATTAA
- a CDS encoding IS3 family transposase, whose amino-acid sequence MWPVSFICKILKTTQSSYYRWVKNNRPNFNYKIDQELLDLIESIFQQYKEIYGYPRIRIVLKNQYNIYVSGKKVYRYMQELGIKSKTRIKKKHKPKEIKILKNRKHENIVNRKWNKYSKGELFVTDVSFLPFSNNRFAYLSILKDVSTGFIVGYDVSLRNDNKIYLKTLKMAESYFDFDKNIIIHSDNGFQYTSDAVEIYCSKNNIKISLSRPGNSVDNAVAESFFACYKTEWFKKTFKTYSEVYNNFIDYINFYNFNRVMIKHEKTPWQAWSTL is encoded by the coding sequence TTATGACCGGTATCTTTTATCTGCAAAATTTTAAAAACAACTCAATCAAGCTATTATCGCTGAGTTAAAAATAATCGACCAAACTTTAATTACAAAATTGATCAAGAACTTTTAGATTTAATAGAAAGTATTTTTCAACAATACAAGGAAATTTATGGATATCCAAGGATTAGAATTGTTTTAAAAAACCAATATAATATTTATGTTTCAGGAAAAAAAGTATATCGCTATATGCAAGAATTAGGTATAAAATCCAAGACAAGAATCAAAAAGAAACACAAACCAAAAGAAATAAAAATTTTAAAAAACAGAAAACACGAAAATATTGTAAATCGAAAATGAAATAAATATAGTAAGGGCGAACTTTTTGTAACAGATGTTTCGTTCTTGCCATTTTCAAATAATAGATTTGCCTATCTTAGTATTTTGAAAGACGTTAGTACTGGGTTTATTGTTGGATATGATGTTTCTTTAAGGAATGACAACAAAATCTATCTAAAAACATTGAAAATGGCTGAGAGTTATTTTGATTTTGATAAAAATATAATAATCCATTCTGATAACGGATTTCAATATACCAGTGATGCAGTTGAAATATACTGTAGTAAAAACAATATAAAAATTTCGCTAAGCAGGCCTGGAAACTCCGTTGATAATGCTGTTGCTGAATCCTTTTTTGCTTGCTATAAAACAGAGTGGTTTAAGAAAACTTTTAAAACCTACTCAGAGGTGTATAATAATTTTATAGACTACATTAATTTTTATAACTTTAATAGAGTCATGATTAAGCACGAAAAAACTCCATGACAAGCATGGAGCACCTTATAG
- a CDS encoding MurR/RpiR family transcriptional regulator encodes MKNENFLLKMKEISNNNFKTIDYVIYKFILDYPDKVSNFTLNEFSAACFVSKPTVLKFCQKIGLTGFSELKFHIKNNLNLKDDLSSELTVAKEFRNTNKFKEKYLNLSNAYAQNIINNFDVLDEQILQLLNHINHSNIIYIFCANLAYYASKNFVQRVRFLNKNIILESDINLIESYISSMPKEAMVIIISLSGLNPHILQMVNWIEAKNYTFALTGVEGQISSKSDNFFLIPQDENDLWDNYSLRSQFVVGFFDLLYIELFNSSNEYE; translated from the coding sequence ATGAAAAACGAGAATTTTTTACTAAAAATGAAGGAAATTTCAAATAACAACTTTAAGACAATCGACTATGTTATATATAAATTTATTTTAGATTATCCTGATAAAGTTAGTAATTTTACTTTAAACGAATTTTCTGCAGCTTGCTTTGTTTCTAAACCCACTGTTTTAAAGTTTTGTCAAAAAATTGGATTAACAGGATTTTCAGAACTAAAATTTCATATAAAAAACAATTTAAATTTGAAAGATGATTTAAGTTCAGAATTAACTGTGGCTAAAGAATTTCGTAATACAAATAAGTTTAAGGAAAAATACCTAAATTTAAGTAATGCATATGCACAAAATATTATTAATAATTTTGATGTTCTAGATGAGCAAATTTTGCAATTACTAAATCACATAAATCATAGTAATATTATTTATATTTTCTGCGCCAATTTAGCATATTATGCTTCAAAAAATTTTGTACAAAGGGTGAGATTTTTAAATAAAAATATTATTTTAGAAAGTGATATTAATCTCATTGAGAGCTATATTTCATCAATGCCAAAAGAAGCAATGGTAATCATTATCTCCTTGTCAGGTTTGAATCCTCATATTTTACAAATGGTGAATTGAATTGAAGCAAAAAACTACACCTTTGCTTTAACTGGTGTTGAAGGACAAATTTCTAGCAAATCTGATAATTTCTTTTTGATTCCCCAAGATGAAAATGATCTTTGAGATAATTATTCTCTTCGATCACAATTTGTTGTCGGTTTCTTTGATTTACTTTATATCGAATTATTTAACTCAAGCAATGAATATGAATAA
- a CDS encoding helix-turn-helix domain-containing protein, with the protein MANLKGNKSHMTSFDKKLEIAQDWLQNQQSWKKLAAKYNVSYSAARKWALGYEQFGEEYLKRISSRKGQTAGISRIGAPSKRDKLSYELHRLKKKNKELEMENEFLKKFNQYLEDLEKNNK; encoded by the coding sequence ATGGCCAATTTAAAAGGAAATAAAAGTCACATGACTTCTTTTGATAAAAAGTTAGAAATCGCGCAGGATTGATTGCAAAATCAACAAAGTTGAAAAAAATTAGCAGCTAAATACAATGTCTCATACTCGGCAGCTCGAAAATGAGCTTTAGGATACGAGCAGTTTGGGGAAGAGTATTTAAAGAGAATATCATCTAGAAAAGGACAAACTGCAGGTATTAGTAGAATTGGAGCGCCGTCTAAACGAGATAAATTAAGTTATGAATTGCATCGTTTGAAAAAGAAAAATAAGGAACTTGAAATGGAAAACGAATTTCTAAAGAAGTTCAATCAATACCTGGAGGATTTAGAAAAAAACAACAAATAA